A segment of the Candidatus Pelagisphaera phototrophica genome:
TAAATAAAGCGCCCTGGACGCCTCCGGGTTGGGTGTTTGGGGTAGCCTGGACAACAGTCATGCTGTGCTTTGCCGCTTACATGGCTCTCGGATGGAGCGAATTATCTGACAAGAAGCGGTGGATCACTCTTTACACGATTCAATGGGTTTTGAATGTATCCTGGAATCCATTGTTCTTTCGCTATCACCAAGTGGGAGCTGCCTTGGTAGTGATCATTCTGCTGACCATTCTGATCGCCTGGTTTCTATTCGGCTACTGCTCACGATTCCGGATGAAATCGGTTTTTATTCTGCCTTACTTTCTCTGGCTCATGGTAGCCACCTCTCTCAATGCCTATATTCGATTTATGAACTAGCTTTTCCAGTTAACACTTCCCCTCGGGCAAATACCTAGGGGACTGGCCCTAGGGATGCGTTTATCGAATTGCCTTATCCGTTTTTTGGGATATGGTTCGCGATGTAAGTATCCCGAATTGCTTAAACCCCAAGGCTATTAATCGCTTCTGTTGCCGGCGAGTGCCGTAAAGGTTGGAAACAAATCAAGAAGAGTCGCGGGATAATCGCATTGAGAGTTGGCGGGAAAAACGCTT
Coding sequences within it:
- a CDS encoding TspO/MBR family protein; its protein translation is MKVAIRLIAFLVLNFLALGVGGLLMGNGPSSDWYLQLNKAPWTPPGWVFGVAWTTVMLCFAAYMALGWSELSDKKRWITLYTIQWVLNVSWNPLFFRYHQVGAALVVIILLTILIAWFLFGYCSRFRMKSVFILPYFLWLMVATSLNAYIRFMN